A window of the Fundidesulfovibrio magnetotacticus genome harbors these coding sequences:
- a CDS encoding ABC transporter permease codes for MAEGFARRALRHPMFVAGLLMVGVVSAAALLAPWIAPHDPVALDVENILRPPGAAHWLGTDALGRDVFSRLVHGGRVSLWVGFLAVGLSVAVGLAFGLASGYFGGIVDEAIMRGVDVMLCFPSFFLILAVIAFLEPNLANIMIVIGLTSWMGVARLVRAEALTLKGRDFVSAARLAGCGPARILARHILPNAAAPVLVSATLGVAGAILTESALSFLGLGVQPPTPSWGNMLLEGKEVLQIAPWLSVFPGLAILVTVLGYNLLGESLRDLLDPRLRQ; via the coding sequence GTGGCTGAGGGATTCGCGCGCCGCGCGTTGCGCCACCCCATGTTCGTGGCCGGGCTCCTCATGGTGGGCGTGGTCTCGGCGGCGGCGCTCCTGGCCCCCTGGATCGCCCCGCACGACCCCGTGGCTCTGGACGTGGAGAACATCCTGCGCCCCCCCGGGGCCGCCCACTGGCTTGGCACCGACGCCCTGGGCCGCGACGTGTTCTCGCGCCTGGTGCACGGCGGGCGCGTCTCCCTGTGGGTGGGCTTCCTGGCCGTGGGGCTCTCGGTGGCCGTGGGCCTGGCCTTCGGGCTGGCTTCGGGCTACTTCGGCGGCATCGTGGACGAGGCCATCATGCGCGGCGTGGACGTGATGCTCTGCTTCCCCTCGTTCTTCCTGATCCTGGCCGTGATCGCCTTCCTGGAACCCAACCTGGCCAACATCATGATCGTCATCGGGCTCACCTCCTGGATGGGCGTGGCCCGGCTCGTGCGGGCCGAGGCCCTCACGCTCAAGGGGCGCGATTTCGTCAGCGCGGCCCGGCTGGCGGGGTGCGGCCCGGCGCGCATCCTGGCGCGCCACATCCTGCCCAACGCCGCCGCGCCGGTGCTCGTCTCGGCCACGCTGGGGGTGGCGGGGGCCATTCTCACGGAGTCGGCGCTGTCGTTCCTGGGCCTGGGCGTGCAGCCGCCCACGCCCTCGTGGGGCAACATGCTCCTGGAGGGCAAGGAGGTGCTGCAGATCGCGCCGTGGCTCTCGGTGTTCCCGGGGCTGGCCATCCTGGTGACGGTGCTTGGCTACAACCTGCTCGGGGAGTCCCTGCGGGACTTGCTGGACCCCAGGCTTCGGCAGTAA
- a CDS encoding DNA repair protein RecN: protein MIEFLRIRNLALIADVELEFAPGLNVLTGETGAGKTFVLKALEFLTGERLAPDMVRPGTDKALVEALFVLEGREVILRRELSAGSGRARLSIDGQLATAEALRELKPRLLLHASQNGQQKLLSPAFQARLLDHFLPEQALLEERRELSRRLTGVEREARELRERVAHLEDRREVLELKRTEIDKAAPREGEEEELLERQQALRHARKAREAREAALDLLLGEQGAGAVLGRLERELGHLAQAGEPYQADLDAVREARLGLSELAQRLRQGGAGPADDPEAVEARLWELAQLKRKLKLSMPEILSLHREIEANLSFLDNAGLDLKRLEREAGELRAALGRALSRLDGARGEAAGALCARVEEELRGLGFSEHVRTLFEFAPVELFPADAGHEALTELSARLLFAPNPGQPPRPLDRIASGGELSRFLLALTSLRAENDEAVLIFDEVDAGIGGLTLNRVGERLKALAGERQMLLITHWPQLAALAERHFLVAKHVAEGQTETTVTRLEGRNLSEELSRMAGGGEQGRAMAEKLLLPLG, encoded by the coding sequence GTGATCGAATTTTTACGCATTCGCAACCTTGCCCTCATCGCCGACGTGGAGCTGGAGTTCGCTCCAGGCCTCAACGTGCTCACGGGCGAGACGGGCGCGGGCAAGACCTTCGTGCTCAAGGCCCTGGAGTTTCTGACCGGCGAGCGTCTGGCCCCGGACATGGTGCGCCCCGGGACGGACAAGGCCCTGGTGGAGGCGCTTTTCGTGCTGGAGGGTCGCGAGGTGATCCTGCGCCGCGAGCTTTCGGCCGGATCGGGCCGGGCCAGGCTCTCCATCGACGGCCAGCTGGCCACGGCCGAAGCCCTGCGCGAACTCAAGCCCAGGCTCCTCCTGCACGCCAGCCAGAACGGCCAGCAGAAGCTGCTCTCCCCGGCCTTCCAGGCCCGGCTCCTGGACCACTTCCTGCCGGAGCAGGCCCTGCTGGAGGAGCGCCGCGAACTCTCGCGCCGACTGACCGGCGTGGAGCGCGAGGCCCGGGAGCTGCGCGAACGGGTGGCCCACCTGGAAGACCGGCGCGAGGTGCTGGAACTCAAGCGCACGGAGATCGACAAGGCGGCCCCCCGCGAGGGCGAGGAGGAGGAGCTTCTGGAGCGCCAGCAGGCCCTGCGCCACGCGCGCAAGGCCCGCGAGGCCCGCGAGGCCGCCCTGGACCTTCTGCTGGGCGAGCAGGGAGCAGGCGCGGTGCTGGGGCGTCTGGAGCGCGAGCTCGGCCATCTGGCCCAGGCCGGAGAGCCTTACCAGGCCGACCTGGACGCCGTGCGCGAGGCGCGCCTGGGCCTTTCGGAGCTGGCCCAGCGCCTGCGCCAGGGCGGCGCGGGGCCAGCGGACGACCCCGAGGCCGTGGAGGCCCGCCTGTGGGAGCTGGCGCAGCTCAAGCGCAAGCTCAAGCTTTCCATGCCCGAGATCCTCTCGCTGCACCGCGAGATTGAGGCCAACCTGAGCTTCCTGGACAACGCCGGGCTCGACCTCAAGCGCCTGGAGCGCGAGGCCGGGGAGCTGCGCGCGGCCCTCGGGCGCGCCCTCTCGCGCCTGGACGGGGCGCGCGGCGAAGCGGCCGGAGCTCTCTGCGCGCGCGTCGAGGAGGAGTTGCGCGGCCTGGGCTTCTCCGAGCACGTGCGCACGCTCTTCGAGTTCGCGCCCGTGGAGCTTTTCCCCGCCGACGCCGGGCACGAGGCCCTTACGGAGCTTTCGGCAAGGCTGCTCTTCGCGCCCAACCCGGGCCAACCGCCCCGGCCCCTGGACCGCATCGCCTCGGGGGGCGAGCTGTCGCGCTTTCTCCTGGCGCTCACGAGCCTGCGCGCCGAGAACGACGAGGCCGTGCTCATCTTCGACGAGGTGGACGCGGGCATCGGCGGGCTCACGCTCAACCGCGTGGGCGAGCGCCTGAAGGCCCTGGCGGGGGAGCGCCAGATGCTGCTCATCACCCACTGGCCTCAGCTGGCGGCCCTGGCGGAGCGCCACTTCCTGGTGGCCAAGCACGTGGCCGAAGGCCAGACCGAAACCACCGTGACACGCCTGGAAGGCCGCAACCTCTCCGAAGAACTCTCGCGCATGGCCGGAGGCGGCGAGCAGGGCCGTGCCATGGCCGAGAAGCTGCTGCTGCCCCTGGGCTGA
- a CDS encoding response regulator, translating into MTKDTVLIVEDDEDILQLLEYNFQSAGFDVSTARDGLDALAKIRRRTPDLVLLDIMLPGADGFEVCKTIKRDPKTAQTPVIMLTARGEEVDRIVGLELGADDYVVKPFSPRELILRARAVLKRLAPEAAPKQVLRRDGLDVDLDAHRATSHGEELLLTATEFKLLAELFKSQGRVQTRDQLLNTVWGYEFEGYARTVDTHVRRLRQKLGPHAALIETVRGVGYRFKQ; encoded by the coding sequence ATGACCAAAGACACCGTGCTCATCGTCGAAGACGACGAGGACATTCTCCAGCTCCTCGAATACAATTTCCAGTCCGCCGGGTTCGACGTCTCCACGGCCCGCGACGGCCTGGACGCACTGGCTAAAATCAGGCGCAGAACGCCGGACCTCGTGCTCCTGGACATCATGCTCCCGGGCGCGGACGGCTTCGAGGTCTGCAAGACCATCAAGCGCGACCCCAAGACCGCCCAGACGCCGGTGATCATGCTCACGGCGCGCGGCGAGGAGGTGGACCGCATCGTGGGCCTGGAACTGGGCGCGGACGACTACGTGGTGAAGCCCTTCAGCCCCCGCGAGCTGATCCTGCGCGCTCGGGCCGTGCTCAAGCGCCTGGCCCCCGAGGCCGCGCCCAAGCAGGTGCTGCGCCGCGACGGGCTCGACGTGGATCTGGACGCCCACAGGGCCACATCCCACGGCGAGGAGCTGCTGCTCACGGCCACGGAGTTCAAGCTCCTGGCCGAACTCTTCAAGAGCCAGGGCCGCGTGCAGACCCGCGACCAGCTCCTGAACACCGTCTGGGGCTACGAATTCGAGGGCTACGCCCGCACCGTGGACACCCACGTGCGCCGCCTGCGCCAGAAACTCGGCCCCCACGCCGCTCTCATCGAGACCGTGCGCGGCGTGGGCTACCGCTTCAAACAGTAA
- a CDS encoding HAMP domain-containing sensor histidine kinase, which yields MIGFGARIFLSHLAACCVALLTLAAAPPGAAGAGLAVGAGLAASALLGWLAARRHARFVRQCAAVLQAVGDGDHGRRLWPEPGQALEELAQGVNAMADGIEGQIRALEAEKLRMETILDGMREGLMVLGADGRILLANKALEALFPQAAGAVGKRPIEVLACPELQTAADTVLHWKDPERPAVVSVQIEPGQERFLDVSLVRPSPPQAGLGAVLVFHDLTEFKRLDKVRRDFVANVSHELRTPLTSIKGYAETLMAEKPFREGQPRRFLDVILKNANHMSRMVDELLGLARIENDRQPAVKSPVRASDCLRAALRECAALSAERRVAVESLLPPDGPVVLADAGRLTQVLRNLVENALKYGPEGSAVTVSHHPGDTGVIFRVEDDGPGVPEAERLRVFERFYRVDRPRNKGEGGTGLGLAIAKHIVERHGGRIWAEQARPPRTGAAFCFSLPEAP from the coding sequence ATGATCGGCTTCGGAGCGCGCATCTTCCTCTCCCATCTCGCGGCCTGCTGCGTGGCCCTGCTCACGCTGGCCGCCGCCCCCCCCGGCGCGGCCGGCGCCGGGCTGGCCGTGGGCGCCGGGCTGGCCGCCTCGGCCCTGCTCGGCTGGCTGGCCGCGCGGCGCCATGCCCGCTTCGTGCGCCAGTGCGCCGCGGTGCTCCAGGCCGTGGGCGACGGCGACCACGGCCGCAGGCTCTGGCCCGAACCCGGCCAGGCCCTGGAGGAACTGGCCCAGGGCGTGAACGCCATGGCCGACGGCATCGAGGGCCAGATCCGCGCCCTGGAGGCCGAGAAGCTGCGCATGGAGACCATCCTGGACGGCATGCGCGAGGGGCTCATGGTCCTGGGCGCGGACGGGCGCATCCTGCTGGCCAACAAGGCCCTGGAGGCCCTCTTCCCCCAGGCCGCCGGGGCCGTGGGCAAGCGCCCCATCGAGGTGCTGGCCTGCCCCGAGCTCCAGACCGCCGCCGACACCGTGCTCCACTGGAAGGACCCCGAACGCCCCGCCGTGGTCTCGGTGCAGATCGAGCCCGGCCAGGAACGCTTCCTGGACGTGAGCCTCGTGCGCCCGAGCCCCCCCCAGGCCGGGCTGGGCGCGGTGCTCGTCTTCCACGACCTCACCGAGTTCAAGCGCCTGGACAAGGTGCGGCGCGATTTCGTGGCCAACGTCTCCCACGAGTTGCGCACGCCGCTCACCTCCATCAAGGGCTACGCCGAGACGCTCATGGCCGAGAAGCCCTTCCGCGAGGGCCAGCCCAGGCGCTTCCTGGACGTGATCCTGAAAAACGCCAACCACATGTCGCGCATGGTGGACGAACTCCTGGGCCTGGCCCGCATCGAGAACGACCGCCAGCCCGCGGTGAAGTCCCCGGTGCGCGCCTCCGATTGCCTGCGCGCCGCCCTGCGCGAGTGCGCCGCGCTCTCGGCCGAGCGGCGCGTCGCCGTGGAGAGCCTGCTGCCCCCCGACGGGCCGGTGGTGCTGGCCGACGCGGGCAGGCTCACCCAGGTGCTGCGCAACCTCGTGGAGAACGCCCTGAAATACGGCCCCGAGGGGTCCGCCGTCACCGTATCGCATCATCCCGGCGACACGGGCGTCATCTTCCGGGTGGAAGATGACGGCCCGGGCGTGCCCGAGGCCGAACGTCTGCGCGTCTTCGAGCGCTTCTACCGGGTGGACAGGCCCCGCAACAAGGGCGAAGGCGGCACCGGACTGGGGCTGGCCATCGCCAAGCACATCGTGGAGCGCCACGGCGGACGCATCTGGGCCGAACAGGCCAGGCCCCCCCGGACCGGCGCGGCCTTCTGTTTCAGCCTGCCCGAAGCCCCGTAA
- the pstB gene encoding phosphate ABC transporter ATP-binding protein PstB, translating to MATPPKMSARNLDFYYGDFKALHSVSMDITANQVTALIGPSGCGKSTFLRCLNRMNDLIDIARVEGELTLDGQDIYKTGMDVVELRRRVGMVFQKPNPFPKTIFENVAYGLRVNGISDNAFIARQVEKSLKQAALWTEVKDRLHTNALGLSGGQQQRLCIARALAVEPEILLMDEPASALDPIATQKIEELIHELKTDLTIIIVTHSMQQAARVSDTTAFFYMGKLIEMDQTETIFTRPANKQTEDYITGRFG from the coding sequence ATGGCAACGCCGCCCAAAATGTCCGCCAGGAACCTGGACTTCTACTACGGGGACTTCAAGGCCCTGCACTCCGTGAGCATGGACATCACCGCCAACCAGGTGACCGCGCTCATCGGCCCCTCGGGCTGCGGCAAGTCCACCTTCCTGCGCTGCTTGAACCGCATGAACGACCTCATCGACATCGCCCGCGTGGAGGGCGAACTGACCCTCGACGGCCAGGACATCTACAAGACCGGCATGGACGTGGTGGAACTGCGCCGCCGCGTGGGCATGGTCTTCCAGAAGCCCAACCCCTTCCCCAAGACCATCTTCGAGAACGTGGCCTACGGGCTGCGCGTCAACGGCATCTCGGACAACGCCTTCATCGCCCGGCAGGTGGAGAAGAGCCTCAAGCAGGCCGCCCTCTGGACCGAGGTGAAGGACCGCCTGCACACCAACGCCCTGGGCCTCTCGGGTGGACAGCAGCAGCGCCTGTGCATCGCCCGCGCCCTGGCCGTGGAGCCCGAAATCCTGCTCATGGACGAGCCCGCCTCGGCCCTGGACCCCATCGCCACGCAGAAGATCGAGGAACTCATCCACGAGCTCAAGACCGACCTGACCATCATCATCGTCACCCACTCCATGCAGCAGGCCGCCCGCGTCTCCGACACCACGGCCTTCTTCTACATGGGCAAGCTCATCGAAATGGACCAGACGGAAACCATCTTCACCCGTCCGGCCAACAAGCAGACCGAAGACTACATCACCGGCCGGTTCGGCTAG
- the phoU gene encoding phosphate signaling complex protein PhoU — protein sequence MDPRFQKELEQLKVKVLQMAAYTDRALERALNAVLGRDTDLARVVIDSDREINAMECEVDNLCLRLLALDQPVAMDLRFIVASMRLVVDLERIGDEAVNIAEQSILLAQAPTGPVIPELGALSSQVSGMFRTAVNSFREQDIELARQVCAADSLADDLNVKVLKGCMELESAECGMAGLDRAIRTVMVARSMERVGDLATNIAEAAIFVVKGVSIKHHCQPF from the coding sequence ATGGACCCGCGTTTTCAAAAGGAACTGGAACAGCTCAAGGTCAAGGTCCTCCAGATGGCGGCCTACACCGACCGCGCCCTGGAGCGCGCCCTGAACGCCGTGCTCGGGCGCGACACCGACCTGGCCCGCGTGGTGATCGACTCCGACCGCGAGATCAACGCCATGGAGTGCGAGGTGGACAACCTCTGCCTGCGCCTGCTCGCCCTGGACCAGCCCGTGGCCATGGACCTGCGCTTCATCGTGGCCTCCATGCGCCTCGTGGTGGACCTCGAACGCATCGGCGACGAGGCCGTGAACATCGCCGAACAGTCCATTCTTCTGGCCCAGGCCCCCACCGGGCCCGTCATCCCGGAACTGGGCGCCCTGAGCTCCCAGGTGTCCGGCATGTTCCGCACCGCCGTGAACTCCTTCCGCGAGCAGGACATCGAACTGGCGCGCCAGGTCTGCGCCGCCGACTCCCTGGCCGACGACCTCAACGTCAAGGTGCTCAAGGGCTGCATGGAGCTGGAATCCGCCGAGTGCGGCATGGCCGGGCTCGACCGCGCCATCCGCACCGTGATGGTGGCCCGCTCCATGGAGCGCGTGGGCGACTTGGCCACCAACATTGCCGAGGCCGCCA